A single window of Cervus canadensis isolate Bull #8, Minnesota chromosome 17, ASM1932006v1, whole genome shotgun sequence DNA harbors:
- the PSMA4 gene encoding proteasome subunit alpha type-4, with protein MSRRYDSRTTIFSPEGRLYQVEYAMEAIGHAGTCLGILANDGVLLAAERRNIHKLLDEVFFSEKIYKLNEDMACSVAGITSDANVLTNELRLIAQRYLLQYQEPIPCEQLVTALCDIKQAYTQFGGKRPFGVSLLYIGWDKHYGFQLYQSDPSGNYGGWKATCIGNNSAAAVSMLKQDYKEGEMTLKSALALAIKVLNKTMDVSKLSAEKVEIATLTRENGKTVIRVLKQKEVEQLIKKHEEEEAKAEREKKEKEQKEKDK; from the exons ATG TCTCGAAGATATGACTCCAGGACCACTATATTTTCTCCAGAAg GTCGCTTGTACCAAGTTGAATATGCCATGGAAGCTATTGGACACGCAGGCACCTGTTTGGGAATTTTAGCAAATGATGGTGTTCTGCTTGCAGCAGAGAGACGCAACATCCACAAGCTTCTTGATGAAGTCTTTTTCTCCGaaaaaatttataaactgaaTGA GGATATGGCCTGTAGTGTGGCAGGCATAACTTCTGATGCTAATGTTCTGACGAATGAACTGAGGCTCATTGCACAAAG ATATTTACTACAGTATCAGGAGCCGATTCCTTGTGAGCAGTTGGTCACAGCACTGTGTGATATCAAACAAGCTTATACACAGTTTGGAG GAAAACGTCCTTTCGGTGTTTCATTGCTTTACATTGGCTGGGATAAGCACTATGGCTTTCAGCTCTATCAGAGTGATCCTAGTGGAAATTATGGAGGTTGGAAAGCCACATGCATTGGAAATAATAGTGCT GCAGCTGTATCAATGTTAAAACAAGACTACAAAGAAGGAGAAATGACTTTAAAGTCAGCACTTGCTTTAGCTATCAAAGTCCTAAATAAGACCATGGATGTTAGTAAGCTGTCTGCTGAAAAAG TGGAAATTGCCACACTAACAAGAGAGAATGGAAAGACTGTCATCAGAGTTCTCAAACAAAAAGAAGTGGAACAGTTGATCAAAAAACACGAGGAAGAAGAAGCTAAAGCTGAGcgtgagaagaaagaaaaagaacagaaagaaaaggataaatag